In the Arachis stenosperma cultivar V10309 chromosome 8, arast.V10309.gnm1.PFL2, whole genome shotgun sequence genome, aaagatcatgctttatttttttaagtgttCAAAAAAATAGAGAGAATCCATTTTCCTACAGATAGAATTTACTAACAAGTAATAACATGGTAAGTACTTGTACCTCGATGGTTTTCACAGTttaagtatttatttattttgcctttaataatattaagaaattgaaaatttttaaaataaattgtatttcaatatttaatttttattataaattcaaaaattaataacatTCTTATAATAAGTATTAAAATGTTAtcaaatgaaaaaagaaaaagatataagattCGCGTTATATTTTAATACTTCTTGTATGATGAACATTTTAGGGTAAAAAATCATAATAAGCCAACTGGCTCAAAAAATTACGTAAATACGCTaaagcaaaaatcgtttcagcaataagccagatcgtatttttatataattcgaaccaggttggttcgaactcTATTTGTTAGTAAATCGAACCAGGTGAGTTCGaattagggttttttttttgttagtaattcgaaccagcctggttcgaattaggaatgaaggtaattcgaaccaaggtggttcgaattatagagagagaaggtgtgcatgtaattcgaaccaggctggttcAAATTACACCAATCATAGTTCGAACCAGGCCGGTTCGAACTATGTGTGAGACTGACTGTATATATATGGTTCCAAACGTGAGTTAGTCTCATTAGAGGGAGTAGgatggctagtgaggagagttttgTTGTTTTGGTGCACCACAGAGGATCTGTTAATAGAAAAACTCGTTCCGGAGTAAAGTTCACAGATAAGAATCCTCTATGTATTGTCATAACATCTACGACGAGTTACGATGAGCTTGTTAGCGCTGTACTAATGAAGCTTGGTCTGGAGGGTGCGAAGCGGGTAAAGAAGTTTTTCTATCGCATTCCAGTCACGGTGCTACAGAATATGGTGAAGTATGATTGCTTCACGATTAATAATGATGCGGACTTGCAAGTAATGTTTCTCTGTCGGCGGCAGTTTCCGGAGGTGAGGACACCGGAGTTGTTGGCCCGGCTGGCTGATGTTGTATCCAGCTCCGGCGGTTCGAACAGGAAAACGAACACTATAGCGAATGCAGCAGGTTCTAGTTCCCGGCCTGCCGTTGCTTCCTCGTCCGTCCCTGTGTACGAACCAGTGGTCGAACATGTCGCCTCCCCATCTTTCGCTGTTGACCTCATGCCACCGAAGGCGACGAGGTAGTGGAAAGGGAAAATTTGCCGAACGCTTTAGTGGGAGTTGCACCTGTTGGTGTAGGAGACGGTTTTTTGGACGATGAAGACGAGGATGACGTCGAGCCGGATATGATTGACGATGATAGCGCTGATGATATTGGAGCGACTGGGCCTGCATTGGAGGTAGGTGGTTCTAGCTCTGGCACACAGCAGTATCCACCACATTTTTCCTCGTTGGACTTGGACGCCATGAGACATGAGGGGGTTTTAGGTCACGCTGTTGGATTCGGAGCTAGAGATGCGGAAGGGAGTACTGGTCTGACAGAGTTCCAGGTTGGTCAGCAATTCCAGGATAAAGATGAGGCCCTTTTAAGTGTGAAGACTTACAGCATCCGGCGAGGGGTACAGTACAAGGTGGTGGAGTCCGATCACCGCCGGTATGTGGGCAAGTGTTCCGAGTTTGGGAATGGGTGCACATGGTTGATTCGACTGAGTCTCCGGAAGCGCAAGGGCATTTGGGAGGTCAAACGGTACAATGGACCTCACACTTGCCTGGCCACATCCATCTCAAGTGACCACAGGAGTTTGGATTATCATGTGATTTCGGCGTTCATTATGCCAATGGTTAGGGCCGATGCATCCGTGAGCATCAAGGTGCTCCTGAACGCCACGGCAGCGCACTATGGTTTTAGGCCGACTTACCGGAGGGTTTGGATGGCGAAGCAGAAATCTATTGCCCTCATATACGGTGACTGGGATGAGTCCTACAACGACCTGCCTAGGTGGGTCTTGGGTGTCCAGCTGACGATGCCTGGGAGTGTTGCGGTCCTGAAGACGAGCCCGGTTCGAGTTGGAGGACAGGTGGACGAATCTCAAGCGTACTTCCACAGACTTTTCTGGACTTTCCCGCCCTGCATCGAGGCATTCCGTCATTGCAAGCCGCTAATCAGCATTGACGGCACACATTTGTATGGGAAGTATGGGGGAACGTTGCTCATCGCGATTGCACAGGATGGGAACTCCAACATTCTACCTGTGGCATTCGCACTAGTAGAGGGTGAGAATGCAGAATCCTGGACATTCTTTCTCTCGCACCTTCGACAGCACGTGACCCCGCAGCCCGGTCTGCTGGTTATATCGGACAGGCACAACGGCATCAAGGCTGCGCTCGAGGCTCCTGACGGCGGTTGGCTACCGCCATCTGCGTACCGTGCATTCTGCATACGACACGTAGCGGCTAATTTCGCCCTAACCTTCAAGGGCAAAGACGCTAGGAGGCTACTAATGAACGCGGCGTATGCGAAGACCGAGGTTGAATTTGATTACTGGTTTGATATCCTTCGATCTGAAGATCCGGCGATGTGTGACTGGGCGAACCGGATTGATTACTCGTTGTGGACTCAGCATCGTGATGAGGGGCGGAGATTCGGTCACATGACGACGAACATCTCCGAGTGTGTGAACTCCATCCTGAAGGGGGTCAGAAATCTCCCTGTAGCATCCCTGGTGAAGGCAACATATTGTAGGCTTGCGGAACTGTTTGTTCGCAAGGGGAGAGAGGCTGAGGCCCAGATGGGAACAGGACAACAATTCAGTCAGCATCTGGTGAAGTGTATTGAGGCCAACATGAAGACGGCCAGGTGCTTCACGGTGACGCTGTATGACCGGGATAACTCCGAGTTCACTGTAGCAGAAACTACTCCGACAGGTTCTTTCTCCTTGGGTACTTACAGAGTATCACTTGCCTCTCGAACATGTGACTGCGGGTACTTCCAGGCTCTTCATTTCCCGTGTCAGCACGCACTTGCGTGCTGTGCATACTCACGGGTCACCTGGACCTCTTACGTTCACAGCGTCTATCAGATTAGCTCGGTCTTCAATGTGTATCGGATGGGATTCACACCTCCCATCCCGGAGGGCTTCTGGCCACCTTACGACGGGCCCACAGTGATTCCAGACCCTGCCATGAGGCGTGCCAGAGAGGGTCGTCCTAGATCCACTAGGATACGGACGAATATGGACGAGGCGGATCCGAATCGGCCAAAGAGGTGCGGCCTATGTCGCCAACCTGGACACACGCGACGTAGTTGCCCACAGGTTGCAAGCTCGTCTCAGACAGGACACCATTAGTATGCATGTTGTTAGCGTTAGCATTATCTACATTAGTGCGCATCTTGCTAGTCTTAGAGTTATTTAGATTATATCccatgttgttagtgtcagtattATTTACATTAGTGCACATGACTTTTAGTTTGATTGTTGCGAGTAGTAATGAATATGGcttttttaattatgtattttttttctttaaagttcAATCATGTATGATCCTGGTTTGTACTTTTTCTGTTATGTTATAGTCTGTTTacctatgtttttttttaatttgtgttctGGGACATTCATTTTGTATGATCAATGAATCTTGAAACAATTTAGcgtttattttctcttactgAACTGTGTCCGGGTTGGCGACATAGGCCGCATCTCTTTGGCTGATTCGGATATGCCTCGTCCATAGATACACAGCTTAGTCAGTCTCACACATAGTTCGAACCGGCCTGGTTCGAACTATGAttggtgtaattcgaaccagcctggttcgaattacatgcacaccttctctctctataattcgaaccaccttggttcgaattaccttcattcctaattcgaaccaggctggttcgaattactaacaaaaaaaaaaccctaattCGAACTCACCTGGTTCGATTTACTAACAAATAgagttcgaaccaacctggttcgaattatataaaaatacgatatggcttattgctgaaacgatttttgctttggcgtatttacgtaattttttgagccagttggcttattatggttttttacccAACATTTTATGTGTTAGTTTTCTTTGTCAAAAGCGCTTTTCGGATAGCGCTTTCTAATCAAGATACCAAAAAATAATAGGTACTACATGAAAAATAACGACATGTAAATAAATAGTTTTAAAAGAGTGgtattttgataataaattttagaaattgTGGGATATTATTAAAAAGTCAAAAGAGATAAAGTGAGTGGAGAAACAAAAAAGATAACTCtttaatttaaagaaaagaaaagataaattttattttaattataataaaaaatattacatgATATATTTTAGTTGACAAATTAGTAATTAGTGATAATATATGAGAGATGGTGGAGTAGGTGAAGGAAGAAgaaatatagaaaagaaaaaaggagaaaggagagaccttgattttgaagagaaatattttaattttgttcttgCTGAGGTTTGGGCGCTGTATAACTCGTCTATCGGCGAATACTTGTAAGCTTTCCGTCAAGATGAGTTATACATCGGCAAGGAGAAAACAAGGGGGTGGGTACCTGCAAAAGACATTctgacgctcaagtcagtaagtgtttaagaggtataagaataattttatgaatatagaatgtaagacATGAATGAAATAGAAGTTATCATATGTTGTGTGTCTATAATAATTCTATAAATATAGAATGTAAGACATGAAATAGAACTTATAGAACTTATCATGTGTTGTGTGTCtatataataattctataaATATAGAATGTAAGACATGAAATAAAACTTATAGAACTTATAATGTGTTGTATGTCTATCTTGAGATATAGAAATTCGTGCTTTTTATAGGTATAAAATTGATGAATAATATTCATGTTATGACCGTTTGGTTATTAAGATGAAAATGATGGTCATTAATTTAAGAAGTATAAgaataattttatgaatatagaatataaaacataaaatagaaattatCATGTGTTGTGTGTCTATAATAATtctataaatataaaatgtaaGACATGAAATAAAACTTAGAGCACCTCCAACAGTTGGTTCCATTTAACTTTTTCTGACATTTCAAAGAACCTGCCGTTGGAGTATAATATGATTAAGTCCCAGCACATTGCTCAAGAAGAGAGAGTCCCCATTCAAAGGGACTCATTGTAAccaataatataataacttgCCACTTGGCTAGTTATTTAAAACtaaatcattaaataaaatctgaaataattaaataattatattaaataattaaataataattaaattaataataattataataaataattatattaaataattatatctttatttaattaataatttatattaattatttaaataataattaaataaataattaaatcataattaatttgttaataattataataatgaattaaattaaatgattAAAATGCTAACActtacataattaaataattaaatcataattaatttattaaataatttttatttttaaaatttaaaatgctaatcacattattaaaattagCCGTTGCAAAATTAGTCGTTACTATGTTAccgttattattaataaattaatatcttATTACTCTATATATACCACTTACATACATTTCTATTTTCACactttcttctactcttcttcattttcttccaAGTTTACGAAATCAAAGTTCTgctgatattatttttttgttcgGAAAAATGGATCCAAACCAACTCAactcttttttcaattatttacaAAACTTTTCTCAAGCTCCAAATACCTAGCAATCTCAAACCTCAAACTCTCAAGTTCTAAATCAAAACCTCACACTACCAAATATATTTCAAAATCCAAATCCACAAAATCtttctaatttcaattttcaagcTCCTTACAATAATCAATTTCCTATATTCCAACtacaaaatcaaaattcacaaaCACCACATTTTCCATTTTTATCCATATTTAACCCCTCTATCGAAAATGTTACTCCAACATCTTTACCGTTTCCAACTCAATTCAGTGCATCAAGACATAACTCATCTGGTGTTGGTGGCTCTTCTAACCCATCCTCTCAGACTCCGATACAATCTAGTCTAAATTCGCAATATTCAGATTTTGCAAATCTTTGTGGATTAGATGCTATCGACCtcaatgatgatgatattgaagATCAGAGGCAAGATATATTCAACACTGGCAATAGAAAGAGGATGAGATGCTGATCAGTGCATGATTAAATGTTTCAACTGACCCTATAGTTGGGACCGATCAAAAGGGGAAAATATTTTGGAGTCGAATTCACAGCTACTGTGTAGAATTTTGCTCCGACATGACAAGGGGGGTAGTTACATGTAAGAAACGATGGTATAAGATCAACAAGGCTATTGTACAATTTGCTGGTTGCTACGATCAAGCTAGTCGAAACATAAGGAGTGGTTCGAATGCTGATGATATAAAGGAGTTGGCCTATAAACTTTATTCCACAAATTATGGTAAAAATTCACTTTTGAGAGGCATTGGAACATGCTTCGTTTGGAGTAAAAATGGAGAAGCCAACTACCTACACATAGTGGAGGCTCAAAGAGAACCAAGGTTAGTGCAACTGGAGCATACTCATCCTTATCAAATCCAGATACACTATTGGCAGACGAACCCGGTGTGGACTATCCCGTTCGTCCATAAGGATCAAAGAAGAGCAAGCAAAAAGGTAAAGGAAAAGCACAAATGTCTGAAGATCTTAGCGAAAAGAAATCATCGGTTGTTAAAAAACtatctctcatggaagatatTAAGAATGTTAGAGAAAAGAAACTCATGGataggaaaaaagaaagagaagaggagaTGGCATATAAAGCAAAAGTTATGGCAACGAAGGAGAAGGAGTTACAAATTCAAGCAgcaatgaaagaacaagaattaCAAACTTAAGCGGCAATGAAAAAACAAGAATTACAAACTCAGAGGTATATTAAAGAAATGGAGATAAATACAAAA is a window encoding:
- the LOC130945954 gene encoding uncharacterized protein LOC130945954, with amino-acid sequence MIDDDSADDIGATGPALEVGGSSSGTQQYPPHFSSLDLDAMRHEGVLGHAVGFGARDAEGSTGLTEFQVGQQFQDKDEALLSVKTYSIRRGVQYKVVESDHRRYVGKCSEFGNGCTWLIRLSLRKRKGIWEVKRYNGPHTCLATSISSDHRSLDYHVISAFIMPMVRADASVSIKVLLNATAAHYGFRPTYRRVWMAKQKSIALIYGDWDESYNDLPRWVLGVQLTMPGSVAVLKTSPVRVGGQVDESQAYFHRLFWTFPPCIEAFRHCKPLISIDGTHLYGKYGGTLLIAIAQDGNSNILPVAFALVEGENAESWTFFLSHLRQHVTPQPGLLVISDRHNGIKAALEAPDGGWLPPSAYRAFCIRHVAANFALTFKGKDARRLLMNAAYAKTEVEFDYWFDILRSEDPAMCDWANRIDYSLWTQHRDEGRRFGHMTTNISECVNSILKGVRNLPVASLVKATYCRLAELFVRKGREAEAQMGTGQQFSQHLVKCIEANMKTARCFTVTLYDRDNSEFTVAETTPTGSFSLGTYRVSLASRTCDCGYFQALHFPCQHALACCAYSRVTWTSYVHSVYQISSVFNVYRMGFTPPIPEGFWPPYDGPTVIPDPAMRRAREGRPRSTRIRTNMDEADPNRPKRCGLCRQPGHTRRSCPQVASSSQTGHH